The following DNA comes from Oreochromis niloticus isolate F11D_XX linkage group LG23, O_niloticus_UMD_NMBU, whole genome shotgun sequence.
AGTGAAAACCCAAAGCCTAAATCTGATTGGACCAATGACTTGAAGGGGGCTTGTTTATACGTGCTGTCATAATTACAGTCATCAACTCTCCCAACTCTCAGCTCCTTTCAGGCTGAGGTCTGTGGCCTTCCAGATCCTGTCAGATTACAGTGCAGACAAACAAAAGCCACCACTTTTAATCATCTTTGTTAGAGCCGCAGCTTTGATCAGAGGCAACAGCCTTCTGCCCGTTCTTTGGTGTCACAGCTATTTGACTAAAAGACAGAGAGGACTACATTCCTTATCAAACTCAAGCAGGCATGTGAAAAAGTTAAGGAGTATACTGGCCTTAAGGCAAGTTGTGAGCAGAGCTTTTACACAtaggattcagcatcaaaaGCAAGAGTTCAGGTGTTTCCCTACAAAACTGTGCAAGGCTTCTTGTCCTTGAAAGGGTTTTCTGAAGCAGGGATACCCATTAGCAGCGGGTCATTCTTGGCGTGCTCTCCACAGTAGCGCATCAGCTCCGATGAAGCCTTGGACACCTGCAAAGCAATCAGTAAATACACCAatctcctaaaaaaaaaaaagtggaacaGTCATAGTGGTGTGAATATGACTATAGACATACCTTTATCCTCTCGATGCTGGCTTCTATCCTCAGCTGCTGCACCGTCCGTCTGGCCTGAACTATGCTACTGGAGCTCTGCATTTTTGATGACATTGCAGTTTTTAGACAGCTGTGCTTAAACCTGTGTAAGACAAAATATGATCCTTACTGAATGCACGTTAATTAGTGTAGAGATGCATCTGGTATTTAGATAAAGGAAACCAAATAAACCACAGTCTAAT
Coding sequences within:
- the gng12b gene encoding guanine nucleotide-binding protein G(I)/G(S)/G(O) subunit gamma-12 — encoded protein: MSSKMQSSSSIVQARRTVQQLRIEASIERIKVSKASSELMRYCGEHAKNDPLLMGIPASENPFKDKKPCTVL